A window of Parasynechococcus marenigrum WH 8102 contains these coding sequences:
- the psbX gene encoding photosystem II reaction center X protein: MTPSLSNFLSSLVWGGLIVVVPATIGLILISQTDRLDRKL, translated from the coding sequence ATGACCCCCTCCCTCTCCAACTTCCTGAGCAGCCTCGTTTGGGGAGGTTTGATCGTTGTGGTCCCCGCCACCATTGGCCTGATCCTGATCAGTCAGACCGACCGCCTCGACCGCAAGCTCTGA